The Malus domestica chromosome 10, GDT2T_hap1 nucleotide sequence gcctcgtactctgcttcgttattggatgctttgaaacctagagtgatcgcctgctcgagcattgagcCATCTGGAGTAACAAGAACTACATCTGCTCCCGAGCCTTTATAGTTGGATGCACCGTCGACATGCAAGTTCCAGAAATCTTTATTGGATGGAGTAAGTGTGGCTAAGGTACTCTCTGCTGCTTCTGGGGCGTCGTTGGGCCGCACTGTTGCGTTGCCTAGGCTAGGTGTGAATTCTGCCACGAAATCcgccaaggcttgggcctttatcgcTGTGCGAGGTTGGAAAACTAAAccatattggccaagttccaatgcccatttcatcactcgttgagaagcGTCCGGACCATGTAATATTGATCGTAAGGGATATTGAGTCATAACAATGActgtatgagcttgaaagtagggtctgagcttccgagccgcaacaactaacgccaaaattaatttttcgatcttcggatatcttgtttctgcatcgagaagagctttagaagtgtagaataccggcagttgggcccccagctcttctcgtatgagagTAGAGCTCACTGCTACCTCGGAAACTgccaaataaatatataaatcctccgctgcttccggcttggatagtaagggaggtgatgtgagataactcttcaagtcttggaaagctttttcgcattcttcatcccatttgtttctttgtgccatcttgatagctttgaaaaagGGTTTGCATCGATCGGTGGATCGTGAGAGGAAGCGATTGAGGGCGGCTGCTCGtccggtcaagctttggatctccttcaaggtagttggagatttcatctctatgattgcttggatttgcttgggatgtgcctcaattcctcgttgggttactaagtaccctaggaatcGACCTGAAGATACTCCAAACGTGCACTTGGTggggttgagcttcatcttgtacctTCTAAGGATATTGAAAGCTTCTGCTAAATTGCGAATGTGATCTGATCGCTGCTTGCCCTTTACCATGATATCGTCGacatagacctccatggttaccccaatttgttttttgaacatcatatttactaacctttggtaagtggctcccgcgttcttgaggccaaaaggcatgaccttgtagcagtaagtGCCTCGCTCTATCACGAACGcagttttctccttgtcgggctcatgcatggctatttggttgtagccgGAGTATGCGTCTAAGAAACTAAGTAACTGGTTTccagaagttgaatctactaaTAGATCAATCCGGGGGACAGGATAATGGtcttttgggcatgctttgttgaggtcagtgtagtctacgcaaaccctccatttgcccttctctttcttcatgactagtacgacattagcaagccatgccgagtgtgctacctcttctatgaaACCGGCCTCCAATAGTTTGTCGATTTCTGCCTCGATGATCGCTACTCGTTCGGGAGCGAAATGTCTTCTTTTTTGAATTACCGGTTTGGCAGTTGGATCGACGTGCAGCTTGTGGCAGGCCACTTTGGGATCAATACCGGGCATGTCGGATGGTGACCATGCGAAGATATCTCGGTTTTTCCTAAGGAAAAttgtgagttcttccttctcgtCTGGGCTTAGTCGTGAGCCAATTTTAGCCGTCTTTTCCGGCTgctggggatcaagaatgatgtcttcggcgtcctcttcgggtttccatcctatcCTGTCTGCTTGGGTGCCATCTTCTCGATCCAcctgctgtaattgctatttggcaATTTCTTTGCCCTTTTGGACTTCGGTAACCTCTACGGGGGTAAAggtctttttctttgtttcttttaacATTTGCACAGTGCATCGTCGGGATGAAGCCTGGTCAGACTTGATCTCTCCGACTCCTCCTCCCGGGATGCGGAATCGgattttttgatacttgacgGAAGTGACAGCATCCAGCTTAATCAACCAAGGtctcccaagaatcccattgtagggagaTGGGTCGCTTACAATCGTGAATGTTTGCTTTGAGACGACTGGCGGTGTTTTTACGTCAAGTATGATATGACCGATGGCAGTTGAGGTGTGTCCGTTGAATCCAGTAAGTACCTCTGCCCGGCGTATGATTGTActttccaggcccatcttctgaatgactgaaagttgaagtaggttgaccgcacttccattgtcaaccatcatcctgtcgactatagcatgggctagttggacagatacTACTAATGCATCGTCGTGTGGGAAGTCGACTCCTTCTGCATCCTGCTCCGTGAAGCCAATGATAGGTCCAGGTTGGGTACCGACTGCATGAACTTGTGAGATTAGTAAGGCCTGttggatcttcctctttttggaGTTATTAGTAGCCCCTAAGTGCTCGGACTCAGCGAAAATGCCATTGATTCGAATCGTCTTAGTTGGTGGCTCCTCATCTCCGTCTGCATTCCTTTTTTGCTGCTCAGCTGGCTTGTCCAAATATCTATCGACTTTGCCTTCTTTCACGAGTTTctctaggtagttcttccaagtgtagcaATCGTTGGTTGTGTGATCGGGACCTCGGTGGAATGCACAATACTTAGTGtggtccaacttggaagtatctcctTTTGACTGCTTCGGCaacttgaaccatggttcattcttgacgtcacgaaggatttgatgaatcggaaTTGAGAACTTAGAATAGTTGTTGGTCATCGGGCCTT carries:
- the LOC139188660 gene encoding uncharacterized protein, which codes for MIMKEDLTLADSFALAEKHALWDEARQAEKAPEQPRKELAATQKKDEKQPNKGRQEFKRRDRPTTKEGPMTNNYSKFSIPIHQILRDVKNEPWFKLPKQSKGDTSKLDHTKYCAFHRGPDHTTNDCYTWKNYLEKLVKEGKVDRYLDKPAEQQKRNADGDEEPPTKTIRINGIFAESEHLGATNNSKKRKIQQALLISQVHAVGTQPGPIIGFTEQDAEGVDFPHDDALVVSVQLAHAIVDRMMVDNGSAVNLLQLSVIQKMGLESTIIRRAEVLTGFNGHTSTAIGHIILDVKTPPVVSKQTFTIVSDPSPYNGILGRPWLIKLDAVTSVKYQKIRFRIPGGGVGEIKSDQASSRRCTVQMLKETKKKTFTPVEVTEVQKGKEIAK